The DNA sequence CGACACCCTGGGCGACGTTGAGCGCGACATAGGGAAGAGCGACGAAAGCCACCACCACGACCGGGCCGATGGCGCCGATGCCGAACAAGATGAGGGCGAATACCGCGAAGGCCAAGCCAGGTACGTTGCCCAGGACCAGAAGAGGCTGCTGCCAGAAGTACTTCTGGTAGCGCACGCGGCCCATCAGCAAGCCGAGCGGAACCCCGAACGCGGTGCCGATCGCGAACCCGAGGGCGATCTTGACGATGCTGGAACCGAACTGGACGAATGCGGTGCCGTCAGCGGCCAGATGCCACATCTCGGCGGCGACTGTCCACGGCGCCGGGAGCACGTACTCGGTGAAGACCACCAGCGAGCACATCGACCAGATTGCCAACAGCGTGGCGTAGCCGGCCAATTGGAGCCCGAAGCGGCGGGCCATCGCCGCCCCCGGGCGGGCGGCGGGGGCGGCGTCCTCATCGGGGGCCGCGCCCGCACCGCTCGCGGGCTTGCTCTGGGTGACTGTCACGAAGCGCCGCCTTGTTCAGACGGCCGGAACTTCGGCAGTGCCTGGTCCTGCTCCATGAACCCGGTCTCCTTGAGCAACGGGAACACCTGGGACTCGTTGTCGGCCCACGCCTGGTCGAATCGCACGTCGCGGACGAACCAGTCGTGGTCACCGACGTACTCCTGGACGAACGTGATGTCTTCCGGCG is a window from the Mycolicibacterium poriferae genome containing:
- a CDS encoding ABC transporter permease: MTVTQSKPASGAGAAPDEDAAPAARPGAAMARRFGLQLAGYATLLAIWSMCSLVVFTEYVLPAPWTVAAEMWHLAADGTAFVQFGSSIVKIALGFAIGTAFGVPLGLLMGRVRYQKYFWQQPLLVLGNVPGLAFAVFALILFGIGAIGPVVVVAFVALPYVALNVAQGVEEVDAKLIDMSAVYGIGRAEIVKSVFLPSVMPFLFAALRYGFAMAWKVEALTEVFGGRSGIGFMIRQSYQEFSVAGVLAWTGFFVIFILLIERVFLAGLERRFFAWRGGR